From one Drosophila subpulchrella strain 33 F10 #4 breed RU33 chromosome 3L, RU_Dsub_v1.1 Primary Assembly, whole genome shotgun sequence genomic stretch:
- the LOC119554343 gene encoding protein extra-macrochaetae isoform X1, whose product MKSLTAVCQTGASGMPALNASGRISRHPTHRGDGENAEMKMYLSKLKDLVPFMPKNRKLTKLEIIQHVIDYICDLQTELETHPEMGNFDAAAALTAVNGLHEDEDSDMEDADVEAAEAAAAAETEVDPDVLAQRLAAEQPAKVSSPAARLPLADRQTPNTLVAPAHPQQQQQLQLQLQQQQLQSQQQLSNSLATPLNAEKDSRQS is encoded by the exons ATGAAGTCCCTGACGGCCGTTTGCCAGACAGGTGCCTCCGGCATGCCGGCCCTGAATGCCAGCGGGCGCATCTCGCGCCATCCCACGCACCGCGGCGACGGCGAGAACGCCGAGATGAAGATGTATCTGTCCAAGCTGAAGGACCTAGTGCCCTTCATGCCCAAGAACCGGAAGCTGACCAAGCTGGAGATCATCCAGCATGTCATCGACTACATATGCGACCTGCAGACGGAGCTGGAGACGCATCCCGAGATGGGCAACTTCGATGCGGCGGCCGCTCTGACGGCGGTGAATGGACTCCACGAGGACGAGGACAGCGACATGGAGGATGCGGATGTGGAGGCGGCAGaggcggcagcggcggcggaAACGGAAGTGGACCCTGATGTACTCGCCCAGCGCCTGGCCGCCGAACAGCCGGCGAAAGTCTCTAGTCCCGCCGCCCGCCTCCCGCTCGCCGACCGCCAAACGCCCAACACTCTCGTGGCGCCCGCCCatccacagcagcagcagcaactgcaactgcaactgcagcaacagcaactgcagTCACAGCAGCAACTGTCCAACAGTTTAGCAACG CCACTGAACGCGGAGAAAGACAGCAGGCAGTCGTAA
- the LOC119554343 gene encoding protein extra-macrochaetae isoform X2 — translation MKSLTAVCQTGASGMPALNASGRISRHPTHRGDGENAEMKMYLSKLKDLVPFMPKNRKLTKLEIIQHVIDYICDLQTELETHPEMGNFDAAAALTAVNGLHEDEDSDMEDADVEAAEAAAAAETEVDPDVLAQRLAAEQPAKVSIYDKFCSGA, via the exons ATGAAGTCCCTGACGGCCGTTTGCCAGACAGGTGCCTCCGGCATGCCGGCCCTGAATGCCAGCGGGCGCATCTCGCGCCATCCCACGCACCGCGGCGACGGCGAGAACGCCGAGATGAAGATGTATCTGTCCAAGCTGAAGGACCTAGTGCCCTTCATGCCCAAGAACCGGAAGCTGACCAAGCTGGAGATCATCCAGCATGTCATCGACTACATATGCGACCTGCAGACGGAGCTGGAGACGCATCCCGAGATGGGCAACTTCGATGCGGCGGCCGCTCTGACGGCGGTGAATGGACTCCACGAGGACGAGGACAGCGACATGGAGGATGCGGATGTGGAGGCGGCAGaggcggcagcggcggcggaAACGGAAGTGGACCCTGATGTACTCGCCCAGCGCCTGGCCGCCGAACAGCCGGCGAAAGTCT CTATATatga CAAATTTTGCAGTGGGGCTTGA
- the LOC119555092 gene encoding mediator of RNA polymerase II transcription subunit 15, with translation MDMHRLIYEVKQRPALWDSTHPDHANRPETQRLWNLVAENVGLGVDVCRGKWKNLRCSYRRKNRRSGVLKPQAVPSPGHQWSYAEAMAFLDGQRLSKDDRDSSNNEEEEAEGAMKTEPETIISTFKSEQTSVADEMEADNDALMREFQDVSTPQALRRLSESISLASAAAEEQLPLPQPPTASRLGPGLTINPHLHHGSAMAAAAASSCHCAKRVDEQVNFLENLEREEQQLMQSTSQDLARCKSVIHVGDSDYNYLVSFVPLMKQMTPIQNVFFRAKMGELLLQTMQQPPVQQQPMQQQQQQQQQPMQLQHQQQQQQQLQLQPSQMLLNQQQMALDQAQVSTSSTNWN, from the exons ATGGACATGCACAGGCTGATCTACGAGGTGAAGCAGCGACCGGCTCTCTGGGACTCGACGCACCCGGACCACGCCAACCGCCCGGAGACTCAGCGCCTCTGGAACTTGGTGGCGGAGAACGTGGGGCTCGGTG TGGATGTGTGTCGCGGCAAGTGGAAAAATCTGCGATGCAGTTATCGCCGCAAGAACCGGCGAAGTGGCGTCTTGAAGCCCCAGGCGGTGCCCTCGCCGGGTCACCAGTGGTCATATGCGGAGGCCATGGCCTTCCTGGACGGGCAGCGGTTATCAAAGGACGACAgggacagcagcaacaacgaggaggaggaggcggaggGCGCCATGAAGACGGAACCCGAGACCATAATATCGACCTTTAAGAGCGAGCAAACCTCGGTTGCCGACGAAATGGAGGCGGACAACGATGCCCTGATGCGGGAATTCCAGGATGTGTCCACGCCGCAGGCACTGCGGCGGCTCTCCGAGAGCATTTCCCTGGCCAGTGCGGCGGCGGAGGAGCAGCTGCCCTTGCCCCAGCCCCCCACTGCCTCCAGACTTGGCCCCGGATTGACCATAAATCCGCATTTGCACCATGGAAGTGCcatggcggcggcggcggccagCAGTTGCCATTGCGCCAAGCGGGTGGATGAGCAGGTCAACTTTCTGGAGAACCTGGAACGcgaggagcagcagctgaTGCAGTCCACCAGCCAGGACCTAGCCAGGTGCAAGAGTGTCATCCATGTGGGCGACTCTGATTATAACTATCTCGTCAGCTTTGTGCCGCTGATGAAGCAAATGACGCCCATCCAGAATGTATTCTTCAGGGCAAAAATGGGGGAGCTTCTGCTGCAGACAATGCAACAGCCGCCGGTGCAACAGCAACCGatgcaacaacagcagcagcagcaacaacagcccatgcaactgcaacatcaacagcagcagcagcagcaactgcagctGCAGCCCTCGCAAATGTTGTTGAACCAACAGCAAATGGCCTTGGATCAGGCGCAAGTGAGCACCAGCTCCACAAATTGGAACTGA